Proteins encoded in a region of the Halothiobacillus diazotrophicus genome:
- a CDS encoding SPFH domain-containing protein: MGSFAIVILVLAVVLIFAGVKQVPQGRMYTVERFGRYTRTLEPGLNLIVPIIDRVGHRINVMEQVLDVASQEIITRDNAMIKVDGVVFFQVLDPARAAYEVHQLDYAILNLVITNIRSVMGSMDLDEILSRRDDINAKLLVVVDEATSPWGTKITRIEIKDINPPQDLVNAMARQMKAEREKRAAILEAEGMRQSAILKAEGEKQSQILKAEGEREAAFREAEARERLAEAEAYATKSVSEAIATGNVQAINYFVAQKYIEAFAQIATAENQRVIMLPMETSHILGSLGGIAELAKEAFKPGSKI; this comes from the coding sequence ATGGGTTCATTTGCCATCGTCATTCTCGTTCTCGCGGTCGTCCTGATTTTCGCGGGCGTCAAACAGGTTCCCCAAGGCCGCATGTACACCGTGGAGCGCTTCGGCCGCTACACCCGAACCCTCGAGCCTGGCTTGAACCTGATCGTTCCGATCATCGACCGGGTCGGCCACCGCATCAATGTCATGGAACAGGTGCTCGACGTCGCCTCGCAGGAAATCATCACCCGCGACAATGCCATGATCAAGGTGGACGGCGTCGTGTTTTTCCAGGTACTCGACCCGGCACGTGCCGCCTATGAAGTGCATCAGCTTGACTATGCCATCCTCAACCTCGTGATTACCAACATCCGCAGCGTGATGGGCTCCATGGATCTCGACGAGATCCTCTCGCGACGGGATGACATCAACGCCAAGTTGCTCGTCGTCGTTGACGAGGCCACCTCGCCCTGGGGCACCAAGATCACCCGCATCGAAATCAAGGACATCAACCCGCCGCAGGATCTGGTCAACGCCATGGCCCGACAAATGAAGGCTGAACGGGAAAAACGTGCGGCGATTCTCGAAGCGGAAGGTATGCGGCAGTCGGCCATTCTGAAAGCCGAAGGTGAGAAGCAGTCCCAGATCCTCAAGGCCGAAGGGGAGCGGGAAGCTGCCTTCCGCGAGGCGGAGGCCCGCGAACGCCTGGCCGAGGCCGAAGCCTATGCGACCAAATCCGTCAGCGAGGCGATCGCCACCGGCAACGTGCAGGCCATCAACTATTTCGTCGCCCAGAAATACATCGAGGCATTCGCCCAGATCGCCACGGCGGAAAACCAGCGCGTCATCATGCTACCCATGGAGACCAGCCATATCCTTGGCTCACTCGGCGGGATTGCCGAACTGGCCAAGGAAGCGTTCAAGCCCGGCAGCAAGATCTAA
- the bioA gene encoding adenosylmethionine--8-amino-7-oxononanoate transaminase: protein MFMTTNQDWIDRDLSVLWHPCTQMKDHETLPPIPVARGSGSWLYDFEGKRYLDAIGSWWLNLFGHANPFINERIKNQLDQLEHVILAGFSHQPVIELSERLVALTPPGLDRVFFADNGSSGIEVALKMSFHYWRNANRPEKNRFIALENSYHGETLGALGVGNISVFTETYAPLIRPATIAPSPDCQKAGPGETCADVTARALSAMRAILEREADQTCAVIVEPLVQCAAGMRMHEPAYLSGLRALCDEFDVHLIADEIAVGFGRTGTMFACEQAGITPDILCLSKGITAGYLPLAAMLTTESIYQAFYADRASRRAFLHSHSYTGNPLACAAALATLDLFERDRVIERNRQRGAMIDALSTPLAAHPNVANLRRTGMIIAMDLVDDQGQAFARTERRGLLAYRHALEHEVLLRPLGDTLYWIPPYTLSDEEWRMLADVTLGAVEAAARG from the coding sequence ATGTTCATGACCACCAACCAAGACTGGATCGACCGCGATCTATCCGTGCTCTGGCACCCCTGCACCCAGATGAAGGATCACGAAACCCTGCCGCCCATCCCGGTCGCGCGCGGGTCGGGTTCGTGGCTCTACGATTTCGAGGGGAAACGCTATCTGGATGCAATCGGCTCCTGGTGGCTGAACCTGTTCGGCCATGCCAACCCGTTCATCAACGAGCGGATCAAGAACCAGCTCGACCAACTCGAACACGTGATCCTGGCCGGATTCAGCCACCAGCCGGTCATCGAACTCTCGGAGCGTCTGGTCGCCCTGACGCCGCCCGGACTCGATCGGGTGTTTTTCGCGGACAACGGCTCCTCGGGCATCGAAGTCGCCCTGAAAATGAGCTTCCATTACTGGCGCAATGCGAACAGACCGGAAAAGAACCGCTTCATCGCCCTGGAAAACAGCTACCACGGCGAAACCCTCGGCGCGCTCGGCGTCGGCAATATCAGCGTCTTCACGGAAACCTACGCGCCCCTCATTCGCCCCGCGACCATCGCCCCGTCGCCGGATTGTCAGAAAGCCGGCCCCGGGGAAACCTGTGCCGACGTAACTGCCCGAGCGCTCTCGGCCATGCGCGCCATCCTGGAACGCGAAGCCGACCAGACCTGCGCCGTCATCGTCGAACCCCTGGTGCAGTGCGCCGCAGGGATGCGCATGCACGAACCCGCCTATCTCAGTGGCCTGCGCGCCCTCTGCGACGAATTCGACGTCCACCTGATCGCCGACGAGATCGCCGTCGGCTTCGGCAGGACGGGCACGATGTTCGCCTGCGAACAGGCCGGCATCACGCCGGACATCCTCTGCCTGTCCAAGGGCATCACGGCGGGCTATCTCCCCCTGGCCGCCATGCTCACCACCGAATCGATCTATCAGGCCTTTTATGCTGACCGGGCATCGCGACGCGCCTTCCTGCATTCGCACAGCTATACCGGCAACCCGCTGGCCTGCGCTGCGGCGCTGGCCACGCTGGATCTGTTCGAACGCGACCGGGTCATCGAACGGAACCGGCAACGCGGTGCGATGATCGACGCGTTGAGCACACCGCTGGCCGCGCACCCGAACGTCGCCAACCTCCGGCGGACCGGGATGATAATCGCCATGGACCTGGTCGACGATCAGGGACAGGCCTTTGCCCGCACCGAGCGACGCGGCCTGTTGGCCTACCGGCATGCCCTTGAACACGAGGTGCTGCTGCGTCCGCTCGGCGATACGCTCTACTGGATACCGCCCTATACCCTCAGCGACGAGGAATGGCGGATGCTGGCAGACGTCACGCTGGGCGCGGTCGAGGCGGCAGCTCGAGGATGA
- the sucD gene encoding succinate--CoA ligase subunit alpha, with amino-acid sequence MSILINSQTRVICQGFTGKQGTFHSEQAIAYGTKMVGGVTPNKGGQQHLDLPVFDTVHDAVRDTGANASMIYVPAPFAADAILEAADAGIEVIACITEGIPVLDMLNVKAVLASDYPDVQLIGPNCPGLITPGECKIGIMPGSIHLPGRIGIVSRSGTLTYEAVAQTTAVGLGQSTCVGIGGDPIHGMDFIDCLSLFADDPQTEAVIMVGEIGGSAEEEAAHFIAEQFNKPVVAYIAGATAPTGKRMGHAGAVIAGGRGSAEDKFRALEQAGVRIVRDPTQMGRAMAELLGHPAP; translated from the coding sequence ATGAGTATTCTCATCAACAGCCAGACCCGCGTGATCTGCCAGGGATTCACCGGCAAGCAGGGCACCTTCCACTCCGAGCAGGCCATCGCCTATGGCACGAAGATGGTCGGCGGCGTCACCCCCAACAAGGGCGGCCAGCAGCATCTCGATCTGCCCGTCTTCGACACGGTGCACGATGCCGTCCGCGATACCGGCGCCAATGCCAGCATGATCTACGTGCCGGCGCCCTTCGCTGCCGACGCCATCCTGGAAGCGGCCGATGCAGGCATCGAAGTCATCGCCTGCATCACCGAAGGCATCCCGGTCCTCGACATGCTGAACGTCAAGGCCGTGCTGGCCAGCGACTACCCCGACGTCCAGCTGATCGGCCCGAACTGCCCCGGACTCATCACGCCGGGCGAATGCAAGATCGGCATCATGCCGGGATCGATCCACCTGCCCGGCCGCATCGGCATCGTGTCGCGTTCCGGCACGCTGACCTATGAAGCCGTGGCACAGACGACCGCGGTCGGCCTGGGTCAGAGCACCTGTGTCGGTATCGGCGGCGATCCGATTCATGGCATGGACTTCATCGACTGCCTGAGTCTCTTTGCCGACGACCCGCAGACGGAAGCCGTGATCATGGTCGGCGAAATCGGCGGCAGCGCCGAGGAAGAGGCCGCGCATTTCATTGCCGAGCAGTTCAACAAACCCGTGGTCGCCTACATCGCCGGTGCAACCGCACCGACGGGCAAACGCATGGGCCATGCCGGTGCCGTGATCGCCGGCGGCCGCGGCAGCGCCGAGGACAAATTCCGCGCCCTGGAACAGGCGGGCGTTCGGATCGTTCGCGACCCCACGCAGATGGGCAGGGCAATGGCCGAACTCCTGGGACATCCGGCCCCATGA
- a CDS encoding NAD+ synthase codes for MSGLPSDASALRIALAQITTRVGDCVANADRVIEMMARARRELGARVVVFPELTLTGYPPEDLLLREDFLAQCETQLARIAEAAGDMAVVIGAPLRVPDDAPPGLAITNAAVVIEQGRIVARYDKRALPNYGVFDEKRYFRKGRSACVVPIDGVPLGITICEDIWEQRAVREAAEAGARVILTLNASPYHRHKTIDRERVVAERIDDTGCPVVYVNLVGGQDELVFDGRSFVATADKTIVSKLPAFAEGLGWVDVAASGAIVAHGASHTWPEGEQEVYSALTTGIRDYVRQNGFHGVVLGLSGGIDSALVLTLAVDALGADNVLAVRMPSRYTSQMSLDDAAEQCQNLGVRCETLPIESVFESLQSSLSGLFAGLEEDATEENLQARTRGVLLMALSNKFGRMLLTTGNKSELAVGYATLYGDMAGGFAPIKDVPKTLVYALARWRNQSLVAGRLPIPLRVIEREPSAELRANQKDSDSLPPYDLLDRIIRAFVEEDQSVDDMVTAGMDQAIVRRVVRLILLNEYKRRQAPPGIRISRRAFGRDRRYPITSGFRPE; via the coding sequence ATGAGCGGACTGCCGTCCGACGCCAGCGCATTGCGCATTGCGCTGGCACAGATCACCACGCGCGTCGGCGACTGCGTCGCCAATGCCGACCGGGTGATCGAGATGATGGCCCGTGCCCGCCGGGAGCTGGGCGCTCGCGTCGTCGTATTCCCCGAACTCACCCTGACCGGCTACCCGCCGGAAGATCTATTGCTGCGGGAAGATTTCCTCGCGCAATGCGAAACCCAACTGGCGCGCATCGCCGAAGCCGCCGGCGACATGGCCGTCGTCATCGGTGCACCGCTGCGCGTACCCGACGATGCGCCGCCGGGGCTGGCCATCACCAATGCGGCGGTGGTCATCGAACAGGGGCGCATCGTCGCCCGGTACGACAAGCGCGCACTGCCGAACTACGGCGTGTTCGACGAGAAGCGCTACTTCCGCAAGGGACGCAGTGCCTGCGTGGTGCCCATCGACGGCGTACCGCTCGGCATCACCATCTGCGAAGACATCTGGGAGCAGCGCGCCGTGCGGGAAGCTGCCGAGGCCGGCGCCCGGGTCATCCTCACCCTGAACGCCTCGCCCTATCATCGCCACAAGACCATCGATCGCGAGCGGGTAGTGGCCGAACGCATCGACGACACCGGGTGCCCGGTCGTGTACGTCAATCTGGTCGGCGGCCAGGACGAACTGGTCTTCGATGGCCGCTCGTTCGTCGCGACGGCGGACAAGACCATCGTCAGCAAACTGCCGGCCTTCGCCGAAGGCCTTGGCTGGGTCGACGTCGCCGCTTCCGGCGCCATCGTGGCGCACGGCGCCTCGCACACCTGGCCCGAAGGCGAGCAGGAAGTCTACTCGGCACTGACCACGGGCATTCGCGACTATGTCCGCCAAAACGGTTTTCATGGCGTGGTGCTGGGTCTGTCCGGCGGGATCGATTCGGCACTGGTGCTGACCCTGGCCGTCGATGCGCTGGGCGCGGACAACGTGCTCGCTGTCCGGATGCCGTCGCGCTATACCTCCCAGATGAGTCTCGACGATGCGGCCGAGCAGTGCCAGAACCTCGGCGTTCGCTGCGAAACCCTGCCGATCGAGTCCGTCTTCGAGTCGCTCCAGTCGAGCCTGTCCGGGCTGTTCGCCGGCCTCGAAGAGGACGCGACCGAGGAAAATCTGCAGGCACGCACCCGGGGCGTGCTGCTGATGGCCCTGTCGAACAAATTCGGCCGCATGCTGCTGACCACGGGCAACAAGTCCGAACTCGCCGTCGGCTACGCCACCCTGTATGGCGACATGGCCGGCGGCTTCGCGCCGATCAAGGACGTGCCGAAGACCCTCGTCTATGCGCTGGCACGCTGGCGCAACCAGTCTCTGGTCGCCGGACGTTTGCCCATTCCCTTGCGCGTAATCGAACGGGAACCCTCCGCCGAACTGCGCGCGAATCAGAAGGATTCCGACTCCCTGCCACCCTACGACCTGCTGGACCGGATCATCCGGGCCTTCGTCGAGGAGGACCAGTCCGTCGACGACATGGTGACCGCAGGGATGGATCAGGCCATTGTCCGTCGCGTCGTCCGGCTGATCCTGCTGAACGAATACAAGCGCCGCCAGGCACCGCCGGGCATCCGGATCAGTCGTCGCGCCTTCGGTCGCGACCGGCGCTACCCGATCACCTCCGGATTCCGTCCGGAATGA
- a CDS encoding NfeD family protein, translating into MVQFDFWGWLILAVALIAIEVLAPSSFFLWMGIAAALVGGILFLIPGLDWPYQIALFALLSVVTVFIGRRVFRPQRQETDHPTLNQRGAQYIGRHFTLEEPIVNGVGWLRVGDSRWRALGTDMPAGTVVQVVSVDSTNLVVEAAQAATARGKTV; encoded by the coding sequence ATGGTTCAATTCGATTTCTGGGGCTGGCTTATTCTTGCCGTCGCGCTGATCGCGATCGAAGTGCTGGCACCCTCCAGCTTCTTCCTGTGGATGGGCATCGCCGCCGCCCTCGTCGGCGGCATCCTGTTCCTGATCCCTGGACTGGACTGGCCTTACCAGATTGCGCTTTTCGCCCTCCTGTCCGTCGTCACCGTCTTCATCGGTCGACGGGTTTTCCGCCCGCAGCGACAGGAGACGGATCACCCGACCCTGAACCAGCGCGGCGCCCAGTACATCGGCCGGCACTTCACACTGGAAGAACCGATCGTCAACGGCGTCGGCTGGCTCCGGGTCGGCGATTCCCGCTGGCGCGCGCTGGGGACGGACATGCCCGCCGGAACCGTGGTCCAGGTGGTATCCGTGGATAGCACCAATCTCGTGGTCGAAGCCGCTCAGGCCGCGACAGCCCGGGGCAAAACGGTCTAG
- the sucC gene encoding ADP-forming succinate--CoA ligase subunit beta has protein sequence MNLHEYQAKALLARFSVPVSPGLVVAQSIEAAPERLPASQDGRWVVKAQIHSGARGKAGGIALADTPEGVQAEAAKLLGRTLVTAQTGGAGLPVHQVLIEPAVAIARELYLAMTIDRQSQRVVVIASAQGGMDIEEVSEKDPNAILRLQINPTVGLMAYQARQLAFALGLTNSAFKQFPALLRGLYDAFIAEDADLIEINPLAVTQEHQLLAVDAKVTIDSNAAYRQKALFDQRDLTQEDPTEVAARSSGLNYISLTGEIACMVNGAGLAMATMDLIQSAGGQPANFLDVGGGTSTEKVAAAFKLILANPRVRAILVNIFGGIVRCDLIATGIITAAKEVGLTIPTVVRLEGTNAAEGRQMLAESGLSLIAENDLASAAARVVALSNGAAS, from the coding sequence ATGAACTTACATGAATATCAGGCCAAAGCGCTTTTGGCTCGGTTCTCCGTTCCCGTTTCGCCCGGCCTGGTCGTCGCCCAAAGCATCGAAGCCGCCCCGGAACGTCTGCCCGCCAGCCAGGACGGGCGCTGGGTCGTCAAGGCCCAGATCCATAGCGGCGCGCGCGGCAAGGCTGGCGGCATCGCCCTGGCCGACACCCCGGAAGGTGTGCAGGCCGAAGCGGCCAAGCTGCTTGGCCGGACCCTGGTCACCGCCCAGACGGGCGGCGCTGGCCTCCCCGTGCATCAGGTCCTGATCGAGCCGGCCGTCGCGATCGCCCGTGAACTGTATCTCGCCATGACCATCGACCGTCAGAGCCAGCGGGTGGTGGTCATCGCCTCCGCTCAGGGCGGGATGGACATCGAGGAAGTATCCGAAAAGGATCCGAACGCCATCCTGCGGCTTCAGATCAACCCGACAGTGGGGTTGATGGCCTATCAGGCGCGCCAGCTGGCCTTCGCGCTTGGACTGACCAATTCGGCGTTCAAGCAGTTCCCGGCATTGCTGCGCGGTCTCTACGATGCCTTCATCGCCGAGGATGCCGACCTCATCGAGATCAACCCGCTGGCCGTGACTCAGGAGCACCAGCTGCTGGCCGTGGACGCCAAGGTCACCATCGACAGCAACGCCGCCTACCGGCAGAAAGCCCTGTTCGACCAGCGCGACCTGACCCAGGAAGACCCGACCGAGGTGGCGGCCCGTTCGAGCGGCCTGAACTACATTTCCCTCACCGGCGAGATCGCCTGCATGGTGAACGGTGCGGGACTCGCCATGGCGACGATGGATCTGATCCAGTCTGCCGGCGGCCAACCGGCCAACTTTCTGGACGTCGGCGGCGGCACCTCGACCGAAAAGGTCGCTGCGGCCTTCAAGCTGATTCTCGCCAACCCCCGGGTTCGCGCCATCCTGGTGAACATTTTCGGCGGCATCGTGCGTTGCGATCTGATCGCCACGGGCATCATCACCGCCGCGAAGGAAGTCGGCCTGACGATCCCCACCGTCGTCCGCCTCGAAGGAACCAATGCCGCCGAAGGGCGTCAGATGCTCGCCGAATCGGGCCTGAGCCTGATTGCCGAAAACGATCTCGCCTCGGCCGCCGCCCGCGTGGTCGCCCTGTCGAACGGAGCCGCATCATGA
- the pgaA gene encoding poly-beta-1,6 N-acetyl-D-glucosamine export porin PgaA, with protein MHKKKNRAAHAAWRRTGAFILLTAVIAAAPAQANDESPALTQARTQAVQDARNGHLVRGIATLESLHRTHPDDAFVTADLIVLMRLAGQNAQLAKLTEHTDPRTIPNYAVIDWARALRDSKEFTRARGILAPRLSDLGPKGDILYAMITVESGPKHPAVIALPKTSTPGLSPTDLADMAYVQRKAGDPIEALKLAYLALSRANQNPHAFRELVFALSDSGAANLAWEKAQERPSLFNNDALNRLRADVATVEIRNAVHERRRLDDDFDYAQRDIPLKRALSTLKKNQQRFAEDKPQALRTQYDRVYVLRTLEMMQAAIDTYESLPQKPATATKAKRIAIPSYVRRAAADAYLYRHHPREAAALYRELIAENPKADVNLFIALYYAYLDSEQYDRAEKILATIHRVTPTWRTRQKTPGRVENWERLDVDQLWAMDAAYRNHEDIAYARINILVDHAPRNSGLLNAKATIERWRGWPEQSLKTTKLAQAYAPKTKDTRLNLADNARDLEHFKTWGEQIRALNQDFPTDTSIQRSMAQWRDRSRPSISSEYTTGRSRGNSTLGNPVVGNRDQEWQSRLNSPWLANGWRAYIDQHYLWSSFTDSSERYNRYGVGAEWRGNRKHAWVSINNDQLTGRHVGVEAGWSQWLDDHWQYGISGNTYSLSTPLRAKQAGLSGKSLNAKLNWRQDETREAYAGLSVLSISDGNKRTDLAAGFSQRLFASPHHITTGGVDAFAEHNSRPGGSYFNPANSESLSVRLAHKWTTWRDYDRSFTQYAKISTGYGWQAGYGGAPMTDIFYEHIWKLNRTWDLHYGVGWGSNVYDGGREQRLYGVLGFGGVF; from the coding sequence ATGCACAAAAAGAAAAATAGAGCTGCACATGCCGCATGGCGCCGCACGGGCGCATTCATTCTTCTGACTGCCGTCATCGCCGCCGCCCCGGCACAGGCTAATGACGAGTCCCCCGCACTGACGCAAGCCAGAACTCAAGCTGTCCAGGATGCCCGGAACGGCCACCTCGTGCGCGGGATCGCGACGCTGGAATCGCTCCATCGGACCCATCCCGACGATGCATTCGTGACTGCGGACCTGATCGTCCTGATGCGCCTTGCCGGGCAAAACGCCCAGCTTGCCAAGCTCACCGAACATACGGACCCCCGTACCATCCCAAACTATGCCGTTATCGACTGGGCACGCGCCCTTCGCGACAGCAAGGAATTCACTCGGGCACGCGGCATTCTCGCCCCCCGTTTGTCCGATCTGGGTCCCAAGGGGGACATACTGTATGCCATGATCACCGTTGAATCCGGCCCGAAACACCCGGCCGTTATCGCCTTACCCAAGACGAGTACGCCGGGGTTAAGTCCGACCGATCTGGCGGACATGGCCTATGTACAACGCAAGGCAGGCGATCCCATTGAGGCATTGAAACTGGCCTATCTGGCCCTGAGTCGTGCCAACCAAAACCCGCATGCCTTCCGGGAACTGGTTTTTGCGCTATCGGACAGTGGCGCGGCGAATCTGGCCTGGGAAAAGGCGCAGGAGCGTCCGTCGCTCTTCAACAATGACGCACTGAACCGACTGCGTGCCGACGTCGCGACCGTGGAAATCCGAAATGCCGTCCATGAACGGCGACGTCTTGACGATGACTTCGACTATGCCCAGCGGGATATCCCCCTCAAGCGCGCGCTGAGCACCCTCAAGAAGAACCAGCAGCGCTTCGCAGAGGACAAACCGCAAGCGCTGCGCACCCAGTACGATCGGGTCTATGTCCTGCGCACACTGGAAATGATGCAGGCCGCCATCGACACATACGAATCATTGCCCCAAAAACCCGCGACGGCCACCAAAGCGAAGCGGATCGCCATCCCCAGCTACGTTCGGCGAGCGGCGGCCGATGCTTATCTATATCGACATCACCCGCGAGAAGCCGCTGCGCTCTACCGGGAACTGATCGCGGAAAACCCCAAGGCCGATGTCAACCTATTCATCGCGCTGTACTACGCCTATCTGGATAGCGAGCAATACGATCGGGCCGAGAAGATTCTGGCCACCATTCATCGAGTGACGCCGACCTGGCGTACCCGTCAGAAAACCCCGGGCCGCGTTGAAAACTGGGAGCGTCTCGATGTGGATCAACTCTGGGCGATGGATGCCGCCTACCGGAATCACGAGGACATTGCCTATGCGCGGATCAACATCCTGGTGGATCACGCCCCCCGCAACTCGGGGCTGTTGAACGCCAAAGCGACCATCGAACGCTGGCGCGGCTGGCCGGAGCAATCCCTGAAAACGACAAAACTGGCCCAGGCCTACGCCCCGAAAACCAAAGATACGCGGCTCAACCTAGCCGACAATGCCCGAGATCTCGAACATTTCAAAACCTGGGGCGAACAGATCCGGGCCCTCAATCAAGACTTCCCGACGGACACCAGCATTCAGCGGAGCATGGCACAATGGCGCGACCGAAGCCGCCCCTCCATCAGCTCCGAATACACCACGGGGCGCAGCAGAGGCAACAGCACCCTGGGCAATCCGGTGGTCGGCAACCGCGATCAGGAATGGCAAAGCCGACTCAACAGCCCTTGGCTGGCGAACGGCTGGCGCGCGTATATCGACCAACACTACCTGTGGTCCAGCTTCACCGATAGCAGCGAGCGATACAATCGCTACGGCGTCGGTGCGGAATGGCGTGGCAACCGGAAACATGCCTGGGTCAGCATCAACAATGACCAACTCACCGGCCGACACGTCGGGGTTGAGGCCGGCTGGAGCCAGTGGCTGGACGACCACTGGCAATACGGGATCAGTGGCAACACCTATTCCCTGAGCACCCCTTTGCGCGCCAAACAGGCCGGCCTCTCCGGAAAATCACTGAATGCGAAACTCAACTGGCGTCAGGACGAAACGCGCGAAGCCTATGCCGGGCTGAGCGTACTGTCCATCTCAGACGGCAACAAACGCACGGATCTCGCTGCCGGGTTCTCCCAGCGCCTGTTTGCCAGCCCGCACCATATCACCACCGGCGGCGTGGACGCCTTTGCGGAGCACAATAGCCGGCCGGGCGGCAGCTATTTCAACCCCGCCAACAGCGAAAGCCTGTCGGTTCGGTTGGCGCACAAATGGACCACCTGGCGAGACTACGATCGCTCATTCACACAATATGCAAAAATTTCAACCGGCTATGGATGGCAAGCCGGTTACGGCGGCGCCCCCATGACCGATATTTTTTACGAACACATCTGGAAACTGAACCGCACCTGGGATCTGCACTATGGTGTCGGCTGGGGAAGCAACGTCTATGATGGCGGGCGCGAACAGCGACTCTATGGTGTTCTCGGATTTGGAGGCGTGTTTTGA
- a CDS encoding 16S rRNA (uracil(1498)-N(3))-methyltransferase, which produces MRTPRIHLDTLLSPGAEIALPPDRLNYLKNVLRLRDGQAVIVFDGRDNQATARLQLGRREGVLLLDEVVRHSVESPLQTHLLQAMAKGEKMDWIIQKAVELGVHRITPVMTERSVVELKSERADRRHGRFVDIAISACEQSGRNTLPQIDPITSLETALNDVTASCRWILHPVVEDASHAKPTQPPASAAVLIGPEGGFTDDEIRQALQRSFEAVQLGPRILRTETAGLAALTALQLRWGDYSLPHTDEPHT; this is translated from the coding sequence ATGAGAACGCCCCGAATCCACCTGGACACCCTCCTCAGCCCCGGCGCGGAAATCGCCCTGCCACCAGACCGGCTCAACTATCTGAAAAACGTACTCCGCCTGCGTGATGGTCAGGCCGTAATCGTTTTCGACGGTCGGGATAACCAGGCGACGGCCCGACTACAGCTCGGCCGTCGCGAGGGCGTGCTGCTCCTGGACGAGGTGGTCCGGCACAGCGTCGAATCCCCGCTGCAGACCCATCTGCTGCAGGCCATGGCCAAGGGCGAGAAGATGGACTGGATCATCCAGAAGGCCGTCGAGCTGGGTGTGCACCGGATCACGCCCGTGATGACGGAGCGCAGCGTGGTCGAACTCAAGTCAGAACGCGCCGACCGGCGCCATGGCCGGTTCGTCGACATCGCCATCAGTGCCTGCGAACAGTCGGGGCGCAACACCCTGCCGCAGATCGATCCGATCACCTCGCTCGAAACGGCACTGAACGACGTGACGGCAAGCTGCCGCTGGATACTGCATCCGGTCGTCGAGGATGCCTCACACGCGAAGCCCACTCAACCGCCCGCCAGCGCGGCCGTCCTGATCGGCCCGGAAGGCGGTTTCACGGACGACGAGATCCGGCAGGCGCTGCAACGCTCGTTCGAGGCCGTACAACTCGGCCCCCGGATCCTGCGCACCGAGACGGCCGGACTCGCCGCACTCACAGCCCTGCAATTGCGCTGGGGAGACTATTCCCTGCCTCACACAGACGAACCGCACACCTGA
- the metF gene encoding methylenetetrahydrofolate reductase [NAD(P)H] codes for MHIPISCEFFPPKSDEGAAKLRAIHLRLAETLKPEYFSVTYGAGGSTQERTFTTVREIQMASSVPAAPHLSCIGSTRAGIADILDQYRALDIRRIVALRGDLPSGMRDPGDFRYANELVAFIREHAGDWFHIEVAAYPEFHPQAPNATADLEHFKRKVDAGANGAITQYFYSIEAYSRFVDDCERLQIDIPIVPGLMPISNYTQLARFSDACGADLPRWLRKRLEAFGDDMDSLRAFGHDVVVELTADLISAGAPGLHFYTMNQADSIIALCRDAGAQPSHNG; via the coding sequence ATGCACATCCCCATTTCCTGTGAGTTCTTCCCCCCCAAGTCCGACGAGGGGGCCGCCAAACTGCGCGCGATTCACCTGCGCCTGGCCGAGACGCTCAAGCCGGAATACTTTTCGGTCACCTACGGTGCCGGAGGCTCCACCCAGGAGCGCACCTTCACAACGGTCCGCGAGATACAGATGGCGTCCAGCGTTCCGGCCGCCCCGCATCTTTCCTGCATCGGTTCGACCCGGGCGGGTATTGCGGACATCCTCGATCAGTACCGCGCACTGGACATCCGCCGCATCGTCGCCCTCCGTGGCGACCTGCCCTCCGGCATGCGCGACCCGGGGGATTTCCGCTACGCCAACGAACTCGTGGCCTTCATCCGCGAACATGCGGGCGACTGGTTTCACATCGAGGTGGCCGCCTATCCGGAGTTTCATCCGCAGGCGCCCAACGCCACGGCAGACCTGGAACACTTCAAGCGCAAGGTCGATGCCGGTGCGAACGGAGCAATCACGCAGTACTTCTACTCGATCGAGGCCTACAGCCGCTTCGTGGATGACTGTGAACGCCTGCAGATCGACATCCCGATCGTCCCCGGCCTGATGCCCATCAGCAACTACACCCAGCTTGCCCGGTTCTCGGATGCCTGCGGCGCCGACCTGCCCCGCTGGCTGCGCAAGCGGCTGGAAGCCTTCGGCGACGACATGGACAGCCTGCGGGCCTTCGGCCACGACGTCGTCGTCGAACTCACCGCAGACCTCATCTCCGCCGGCGCACCCGGCCTGCATTTCTACACCATGAATCAGGCCGACTCGATCATCGCGCTCTGCCGCGATGCCGGCGCCCAGCCAAGCCACAACGGCTGA